The sequence below is a genomic window from Microbacterium abyssi.
TGGAGACATCGGAGAGAAGGGCGAATGCCGTGAGCACACGCGACTGGTCGATCCAGGAGATCGCCCGGCTGGCCGGAACCACGAGCAGGACACTGCGTCACTACGACGACATCGGACTGCTCACCCCCTCGCGCATCGCGCACAACGGCTACCGCCATTACGACCAGGCGGCTCTCGTGCGCCTGCAGCGGATCCTTCTGCTGCGGGAGCTCGGGCTCGGTCTGCCGCAGATCGGCGAGGTGCTCGGCACATCGCCCGAAGGTGCCGCCGAGGCATCCGCTCTCGAGACGCACCTCGCGTACCTGCGCGAGGAGCGGAACCGGCTGGCGCGGCAGATCGCGTCGGTCGAATCAACCATCAACGCATTGAAAGCAGGTGAATCCCTCATGGCAGAGAACATGTTCGACGGGTTCGACCACCAGCACAAGGACGAGGTCGA
It includes:
- a CDS encoding MerR family transcriptional regulator; translated protein: MSTRDWSIQEIARLAGTTSRTLRHYDDIGLLTPSRIAHNGYRHYDQAALVRLQRILLLRELGLGLPQIGEVLGTSPEGAAEASALETHLAYLREERNRLARQIASVESTINALKAGESLMAENMFDGFDHQHKDEVEQRWGKKAYADSDRWWRGMTDVERAEWQQLVSDLGRDWIAAAETGATPESDEAQALAQRHVDWLTGVPGTPASAPGGDTKAYVIGLGEMYVADPRFGANYATADGSTRGAEFVRDALRIYAEANL